ACACATGAATTCTAACGACGTAGAGAATCACGGGAACAGCGACGTCGCCATAGAACAAAGGAAGATCAACAAAGAGGAGGGGAGAGGCGAATCACCCTCAATTTTCTCGTTCGTGTGCGAAATCTGCATTGACACTAAAATCGAAGCGGAAAATTTCTCTATAACCGGTTGCAGCCACTCATATTGTACGGATTGCATGGTGAATTACGTTGGTTCTAAGCTTGACGACAACGTGATTAATATCCAGTTTCCGTTACCCCACTGTGGTAGTTTCTTGGAACTCGACGGTTGCCGCGAGGTTCTGCCAAAGATGATTTTCGATCGGTGGGATAAGTTATTGTGTGAAGCTGCTGTTGTTGAGAACGAGAGCGAGAGATTCATATATTGTCCCTTCAAGGACTACTCTGCCCTTATGATCGTCGACGATGATTCACCGACGGAATCAGAATGCCCTAGCTGTAATAGGCAGATCTGCGTCTCGTGCGAGACAGTTTGGCATCATGGGAGCACGTGCGAAGAATTTGGGAGGACAGATAATAAATATAGAGTAGTGATGGAGGTAGCGACCAGGAACTAGTGGATGAGGTGCCCAAACTGCAGGTTCTTTGTTGAGAAAAAAACGTTTCACGTGTGATAAAATTCGTTGCAGGTGCGGACATTTGTTCTGTTACAACTATGGAAATAGTTGGGATTCCACCTGCGAGTGTTATCTCACCACCCTCGATACCACCCTCAAGAAAAATGCTACCCATCCTTTAAATATTGTCCTTCATTCAATCTTtaaatctaatattttattattttaatttttaattaatcatgttttttatttttaaaaaaccacttttgtttttatttaatttattatcatgATATCAAAGCTTTGGTATCCTCCTTGAAGAGAATATATAAGCTATCATCTTTCCGGTGAAAAATCACCCTACTTCTTTTTCAACCTTCTCCCACAATAATCAATCTTCCAATTTATCTCAGAATCCAACCAATCTCTATTACATCcattaaagtaaaaattcaacATTAATCTCGGTTACCCTGTTATAACAAGAAACAACAATCATTCATGAAATAGTCACTATGGCCTGTCTGCGCCTTCTTCCAATAGTTCCATCTGCGCCTTCTTCCGGCAGTTCCGTTTGCATTCTGTTTCAGCAGTCATGTCTGCATTCTATTTCAACAGTTCAATCTGCACTCTATTTTAGCAGTTCCATCTGCACTTTTATCACGCTCTACGCGCCCTCTTTTATTGCGCTCTATGCGCCCTCTGAAGACCACTCTTATTGCGCCATACGCGCCCTTTAAATATCAATCTTATTGGCTCTACGcgcttattttttcttttttttaatatcgATGCTCAAGTACGGCATctccttttatatttttgtcGCCGGCAGCTCAAGCTCCGCCGCACACAATTTTTTGAAGATCACTGCTCAAACACAGTATATCCTTTTATATTTTTGCCGTCGGCAACTCAAGCTCCGCCACCACGTCAGACGCTCAACAATTTCATCGGAATTTATCCAAGCTGTAGATTATTGACATCTTCCATCCACCGCTTGCGGATGCGTATTAAACTACTCTTCCACCTTATCCCATGACAACAAAGAAGTCTCGTGACCCACAAATTCAGCCCAAAAGaatacataaatttaattacaattttagtctttatcttatcttatctttatctttatcttatctttatttacttttatctttCATAAACCAATACTCTATATATACTTAGTTTTACCTTCATAGTTTAcacttcaattcaattcaattcaatcaattaagaaaTACAAAGTATAATATTCTTtatctcttctttttttattctttcacaattttatcattaataataatattgacaaatgaacacttgtaaaaaaaattgttaacataaaaaatatttggattGTTTACACTTGTTTAACAATAAACCTATTTAATGCTTATTACATTTACACCAGCTTGTTGCTTATTAATTAAGTGTGCTACAATTGAGGAATTAGGCTGAGTTTgtttctattatatattatattattttcagGCTATTTaaggttttttttatttttttttataactagaattaaaagaaaaaaaaaaagacaaagcCAAATTAATTGGCTTGGGTCATGTAAGAATTTGCCGTTCTAGCCATATGCATGATTAGCTACATACTTAGTTGTTCTTTGAATCAAGTTAATACTAATCTTCTAATTGTAATTTATAGTCTGTTGAATCTTATATATCAAGTCCCTTTAAGAATAAGATAATCAAGCTtcctttttttataatattgaaaatgaagaaggattggattttttcaattttttttatttgagaagataaaatataattttttataattaattttataaatgagataaaaaaataaaaaatattaaaataaattaaaaattacactttatttttttaattaaaaaaataattaagagaATTTATTTCCGAATGCATGCATCCATACAATCTGCTCCACAGAGCACATCTATGTCATCAGGCTCTTCAAGATTGAGGTGTCTATCCAAGCTAATCTCTAATTACAATATCGATAATGGTCCTGCTATGTTACTAACAGTATTTCTGTCAATTTCTGCCAATTCTTATTTGTAATTGTGTTTAATAAAAGTGTTTTCGTgaatgtgtctaataaaaatacttttttataaCTGTATTTAATAGAAATatctttatagatatattttttagatgtgtctctttatatatatgtttaaaatataataattaattattattaataataagtTGACTGATAATATGTTGGTACTATGTACTTTTTCTatcgataatatatatatatatatatatatatatatatatatatatatatataattaacttTACATTCTTTACCAATTATTACATTCAACAAATACAGTAGAATGCTGCCTTCAAGCTTGCAAATGTTGGGATTGATGATGTGCATATGCCATTACTGTTAAGACAAATTAACTTGACTTAACTCTACTGAAATtcattattagtattttttattaagaaaactTTGAAGACTGAGCATTCATATTTAAttgttataataattaataaatattaaataagagtatttttgattaattttttttaattactaaatatTTCAATTAATTTATATTGGACAATATTTTTGGCTAACAATccaatatttttagtttaacaATTCAACCTTATACTTTTAACTAACACTTTTAAATATTGTTGGTTAACTattaataaaaaacaataaattataCTCACTTgtagcattgctttttatttatttctaaatctTCAAATAACGGAATATATTTCAGAACTAATAAACACCTTATTATTATCAAACACAATACATAACCTTGAAACTCTTTATGTATCTCTTCCTAGAATGAAGGAACATACACTTTATAGCTAGCCACGCCATCTTCAACCATTACTTTTTTGGTGGTGGACCTGGTGGAACAGTGAAACCTGGAAAAAAGTTGTAATATTTTAGAAATCActtaatatataaaatgaaaataatataaggttgagttattaattattatatataaaataattatattatgtatatactAAAATCAATTGTTAATTAATCACCAcatataaaaatacatattaacaTCTCATAAAAGATTTTTTGATGATTGATTATTTAGTAGTTAAAAGAATTTGTGatcaatatgtataaatatatattatttttaatatatacataatgactaatttaataattaatttttagtatatatataaaataaattttattaaaaaattatgagtaaCGTTAACTCACTTCCACACTTGGTACCAACAGCAAGAGGTTTGCCACAAAAGTTCAAGACGTGCAACACTTTCCTCCAATCAAGCAAATCTTCTATTGTAGACCCAGGCGGGtaagctatatatatatatatatatatatatatatatatatataatgctaACAAATTAAAACTATAACGAAAATAATGTGATTCTTTTAATACACAGAAAATAAACATATTAAAGCATCTCCACACACATAGAATAATTATCAAGGATCCGCTAGAGACACAATggactatttgtacaatgtgtacaatggctATTAAGTTATGAAATGAACATCCCCTATAGTAcaagggataataaacatcttctcgaaaaattagtttaatttttgggtttaccaaggatcgaactcttAACATTTCGGATCTAGTGTTTTAATACCATGTCATAATACCACTCATCTCAAAAGCTTCAACTGATGGaaaaatgtaacactaataattatatctctaatactccataaacttccattgtatacattgtataaatatttcattggctcctcatacttttccAATTATCAATTATTAATTAGATGAAGACTCATATTCAGGTGTCGTCACGTGAAATTAATAGTTAAGAATcgataaataatttgatatgtttgattaaattaCTATCTAACAGTTGTCAGCAATCAACTTCACATAAATATAACTGCACGTGAgtttttatctattaattatttACGAAATAATATCAATTATTATGTAAAGAAAAACCTTTGGAATTAGTAAGCTATCATCAACCGTTGATTTTGCAA
Above is a genomic segment from Arachis stenosperma cultivar V10309 chromosome 1, arast.V10309.gnm1.PFL2, whole genome shotgun sequence containing:
- the LOC130974083 gene encoding uncharacterized protein LOC130974083, encoding MRTIKEIFLRHYYSLWLSPSLSPPSHMNSNDVENHGNSDVAIEQRKINKEEGRGESPSIFSFVCEICIDTKIEAENFSITGCSHSYCTDCMVNYVGSKLDDNVINIQFPLPHCGSFLELDGCREVLPKMIFDRWDKLLCEAAVVENESERFIYCPFKDYSALMIVDDDSPTESECPSCNRQICVSCETVWHHGSTCEEFGRTDNKYRVVMEVATRN